From the genome of Rathayibacter sp. VKM Ac-2759, one region includes:
- the mca gene encoding mycothiol conjugate amidase Mca, translating to MSQAVEVTVDSEVRDAPRLLAVHAHPDDESSKGAATLAAYADRGAEVMVVSCTGGEAGSILNEALPARAHAERDIGGLRRYEMAAAQEALGIEHTWLGFVDSGMPEDGAVDASSFAGLPLRIAAAPLVRLVRRFRPHVIISYDENGGYPHPDHIRAHQVAVEAFRAAGIAEEYPDLGEPWTVSKLYYDRVFSSQKLHAIAEHLRSLDPEDPRLATFEEMKRWGDETPYLATTQITISGYHDRRDAALRAHASQVAPDNAFFFLPHEAIDAAWPTDDFQLIESRVEAPTPETDLFAGIDLGTSTGANA from the coding sequence GTGTCCCAGGCCGTCGAGGTCACCGTCGATTCGGAGGTGCGGGACGCTCCGCGCCTCCTCGCCGTTCACGCCCATCCCGACGACGAGTCGAGCAAGGGCGCGGCGACGCTCGCCGCCTACGCCGATCGCGGCGCCGAGGTCATGGTGGTCTCGTGCACGGGAGGCGAGGCCGGCTCGATCCTCAACGAGGCGCTCCCGGCCCGCGCTCACGCGGAGCGCGACATCGGCGGGCTCCGCCGGTACGAGATGGCCGCCGCTCAGGAGGCGCTCGGCATCGAGCACACCTGGCTCGGCTTCGTCGACTCGGGGATGCCCGAGGACGGCGCCGTCGACGCCTCCTCGTTCGCGGGCCTGCCGCTGCGGATCGCCGCCGCGCCGCTCGTGCGCCTCGTCCGCCGCTTCCGCCCGCACGTGATCATCAGCTACGACGAGAACGGCGGCTACCCGCACCCCGATCACATCCGCGCGCACCAGGTCGCCGTCGAGGCGTTCCGGGCCGCCGGCATCGCCGAGGAGTACCCGGATCTGGGCGAGCCGTGGACCGTGTCGAAGCTGTACTACGACCGCGTGTTCAGCAGCCAGAAGCTGCACGCGATCGCCGAGCACCTGCGCTCGCTCGACCCGGAGGATCCGCGGCTCGCGACCTTCGAGGAGATGAAGCGCTGGGGCGACGAGACGCCCTACCTCGCCACGACGCAGATCACGATCTCGGGCTACCACGACCGCCGTGACGCGGCGCTGCGCGCCCACGCCAGCCAGGTCGCTCCCGACAACGCCTTCTTCTTCCTCCCGCACGAGGCGATCGACGCCGCCTGGCCGACCGACGACTTCCAGCTCATCGAGAGCCGCGTCGAGGCGCCGACCCCCGAGACCGATCTGTTCGCGGGAATCGACCTCGGCACGAGCACCGGAGCGAACGCATGA
- a CDS encoding hemolysin III family protein, with amino-acid sequence MTATPPSPEPAEAEARAADRAVARDDAAGPDLPNLPLVEDEIEHGTASEAKPTWRGWIHAGLFPLAIVAGVVLITVAEGTTAKWAAAVFTTTSLLLFGNSALYHRFDWAPRTKVILKRIDHANIFLLIAGTYTPLAALALPPSQGTLLLVLVWAGALLGIGFRVFWISAPRWLYVPLYLLLGWAAVMYLGPLFEASAAMMVLVLVGGLCYTVGAIVYGIKKPNPIPGVFGFHEIFHALTAIAFVCHWTAALLVCLDPAYNAG; translated from the coding sequence ATGACCGCGACGCCCCCCTCCCCCGAACCCGCCGAGGCGGAGGCGCGCGCCGCCGATCGCGCCGTGGCGCGGGACGACGCCGCGGGCCCCGACCTCCCGAACCTGCCGCTCGTCGAGGACGAGATCGAGCACGGCACCGCCTCCGAGGCGAAGCCGACCTGGCGCGGCTGGATCCACGCCGGGCTCTTCCCGCTCGCGATCGTCGCCGGCGTCGTGCTGATCACGGTGGCCGAGGGCACGACCGCGAAGTGGGCCGCCGCCGTCTTCACGACGACGTCCCTGCTGCTGTTCGGCAACTCCGCGCTCTACCACCGGTTCGACTGGGCGCCGCGGACGAAGGTGATCCTGAAGCGGATCGACCACGCCAACATCTTCCTGCTGATCGCGGGCACCTACACTCCGCTGGCGGCGCTGGCCCTTCCGCCCTCGCAGGGCACGCTCCTGCTGGTGCTCGTCTGGGCCGGGGCGCTGCTGGGGATCGGCTTCCGCGTGTTCTGGATCTCGGCACCGCGCTGGCTCTACGTGCCGCTCTACCTGCTGCTGGGCTGGGCCGCCGTGATGTACCTCGGCCCGCTGTTCGAGGCGAGCGCCGCGATGATGGTCCTCGTGCTGGTCGGCGGGCTCTGCTACACCGTCGGCGCCATCGTCTACGGGATCAAGAAGCCGAACCCGATCCCCGGGGTCTTCGGATTCCACGAGATCTTCCACGCGCTCACGGCGATCGCGTTCGTCTGCCACTGGACGGCAGCGCTGCTCGTGTGCCTCGACCCCGCCTACAACGCGGGCTAG
- a CDS encoding aminotransferase class V-fold PLP-dependent enzyme: protein MTVHDPALAAYLDTFGEETGYLDFARVGPISATAAAEQSAASELLARARAGTLDTLSEQDARVREAVAALLRFPAEQVVFQPNTSTGLMHALLGVPGAVLLSPGEFPSLPFAAARAAALRGAAGPVWLEGTPGHVTPEGVREQLAPEVAAVALSLVDSRTGHVADLEGIRDVIGDRLLIVDAIQGFGVVDAAYELADVVVSGGQKWVRAGWGTGFLALGDRALTRLDPVLSGWTGADAPEPWDEVTAPRSGAGAFSITNPDPIAQARFAAALEDIAAVGVPVVAARVADRVSAVIDLADEFGLAVVGSRDERSRAGIVVVEPAPEELAPLTASLAAHGVTARLRPTTVRFSAHASTSDETLAVLRSALISAATVVEY from the coding sequence ATGACCGTGCACGATCCCGCACTCGCGGCCTACCTCGACACCTTCGGCGAGGAGACCGGCTACCTCGACTTCGCGCGGGTGGGGCCGATCTCGGCGACCGCCGCGGCCGAGCAGAGCGCCGCCTCCGAGCTGCTCGCCCGGGCGCGGGCCGGGACTCTCGACACGCTGTCCGAGCAGGACGCGCGGGTGCGCGAGGCCGTCGCCGCCCTCCTGCGGTTCCCGGCCGAGCAGGTCGTCTTCCAGCCGAACACCTCGACCGGGCTGATGCACGCGCTGCTCGGAGTGCCGGGGGCGGTCCTGCTGTCGCCGGGCGAGTTCCCGAGCCTGCCGTTCGCCGCGGCGCGCGCAGCCGCACTGCGGGGCGCTGCAGGGCCGGTGTGGCTCGAGGGGACTCCGGGGCACGTGACGCCCGAGGGCGTCCGGGAGCAGCTCGCGCCCGAGGTCGCCGCCGTCGCCCTCAGCCTGGTCGACTCGCGCACCGGTCATGTCGCCGACCTCGAGGGGATCCGCGATGTCATCGGCGACCGCCTCCTGATCGTCGACGCGATCCAGGGCTTCGGAGTCGTCGACGCGGCCTACGAGCTCGCCGACGTCGTCGTCTCGGGCGGCCAGAAGTGGGTGCGCGCCGGCTGGGGGACGGGGTTCCTCGCGCTCGGCGACCGCGCGCTGACCCGCCTCGACCCGGTGCTCTCGGGGTGGACCGGCGCCGATGCTCCTGAGCCGTGGGACGAGGTCACCGCGCCGCGATCGGGTGCGGGCGCGTTCAGCATCACGAACCCCGACCCGATCGCGCAGGCCCGCTTCGCCGCCGCGCTCGAGGACATCGCGGCGGTGGGCGTCCCCGTCGTCGCCGCCCGCGTCGCCGACCGGGTGAGCGCGGTCATCGACCTCGCCGACGAGTTCGGCCTGGCCGTCGTCGGCTCGCGCGACGAGCGCAGTCGCGCCGGCATCGTGGTCGTCGAGCCCGCACCGGAGGAGCTCGCCCCGCTCACGGCGTCGCTCGCGGCGCACGGAGTCACGGCGCGGCTCCGGCCCACGACCGTGCGCTTCAGCGCGCACGCGAGCACCTCCGACGAGACCCTGGCCGTCCTGCGGTCGGCGCTCATCTCGGCGGCGACCGTGGTGGAGTACTGA
- a CDS encoding AI-2E family transporter produces MRIGRSRRTSGSRVTRDAPRAVEARPASSPAASDGVFVSDGMRIAGAWSWRVLVVVAALAVFALLVIELRLIVIPLLLATVIAALLVPFSNFLQRHHWPKWAAIVLSELGIIVVIGGLLFLVVTQVYAGFDDLSRQTVQSYDDLKSWLLASPLHLTESDINQYAQQALTALQQDSGVLVSGALSVGSTVGHVLTGVLLTLFSTLFILIDGPNIWSWVVRLFPRRARPAVDGAGRAGWITLTNFVKVQILVAFVDAVGIGLGSFFLGVPLAIPIGVLVFLGSFVPVIGAVVTGALAVFIALVYNGPLIALILLIVVLGVQQLEGHILQPLIMGSAVKVHPLAVVLAVAGGSIVAGIAGAFFAVPFVATLNVMVKYVASGAWRSPTPSPERAAAEHAD; encoded by the coding sequence ATGAGAATCGGCCGGTCCCGCCGCACCTCCGGCTCGCGCGTCACGCGCGATGCGCCGCGTGCCGTCGAGGCCCGCCCCGCGTCCTCTCCCGCCGCGTCCGACGGCGTCTTCGTCTCCGACGGCATGAGGATCGCGGGGGCCTGGTCCTGGCGCGTCCTCGTCGTGGTCGCGGCGCTCGCCGTCTTCGCGCTGCTGGTGATCGAGCTCCGGCTCATCGTCATCCCGCTGCTGCTCGCGACGGTGATCGCGGCGCTGCTCGTCCCGTTCTCGAACTTCCTCCAGCGGCACCACTGGCCCAAGTGGGCGGCGATCGTGCTGTCCGAGCTCGGGATCATCGTGGTGATCGGCGGGCTGCTCTTCCTCGTCGTCACGCAGGTCTACGCGGGGTTCGACGATCTCAGCCGGCAGACGGTCCAGTCGTACGACGACCTCAAGTCGTGGCTGCTCGCCTCCCCCCTGCACCTGACCGAGAGCGACATCAACCAGTACGCGCAGCAGGCGCTCACGGCCCTGCAGCAGGACTCGGGCGTCCTCGTCAGCGGGGCGCTCAGCGTCGGCTCGACGGTCGGCCACGTGCTCACCGGCGTGCTGCTGACGCTGTTCTCGACGCTGTTCATCCTGATCGACGGTCCCAACATCTGGAGCTGGGTCGTCCGCCTCTTCCCGCGCAGGGCCCGCCCCGCGGTCGACGGCGCCGGTCGCGCGGGCTGGATCACGCTCACGAACTTCGTGAAGGTGCAGATCCTCGTCGCCTTCGTCGACGCGGTGGGCATCGGTCTCGGCTCGTTCTTCCTCGGCGTCCCGCTCGCCATTCCGATCGGCGTGCTGGTGTTCCTCGGCTCCTTCGTCCCGGTCATCGGCGCCGTCGTGACGGGCGCGCTGGCCGTGTTCATCGCGCTCGTCTACAACGGGCCGCTGATCGCGCTGATCCTGCTGATCGTCGTGCTCGGCGTGCAGCAGCTCGAGGGCCACATCCTCCAGCCCCTCATCATGGGCTCCGCCGTCAAGGTGCACCCGCTCGCCGTGGTGCTCGCGGTCGCCGGAGGATCGATCGTCGCCGGCATCGCGGGCGCCTTCTTCGCGGTGCCGTTCGTCGCCACCCTGAACGTCATGGTCAAGTACGTCGCGAGCGGTGCCTGGCGCTCGCCGACCCCATCCCCCGAGAGAGCAGCCGCAGAGCATGCAGACTAG
- a CDS encoding ABC transporter permease subunit — protein MTRRLLSRTVLVVTGIVFAVPLIAMAEFTLRGAGGYDLSHWTAILDPENERGYRSLFQGIGNSLILAVVTALIVLVLLVPTMLLVEIRLPRLRRALELVCLLPLTVPAIVLVVGLAPVYSVVTRLVGSAPWTLALAYGVLVLPYAYRAVAADLAGLDAITLSEAARSLGAGWFAVLTRVLLPNLRRGLVAAALITVAVVLGEYTIASLLSRTTLQTGLVQVSKSDAYVAVIFSLLSLLFAFALLLGIGRLARIGLPLGDRAPSKGTS, from the coding sequence GTGACGCGGCGCCTCCTGTCCCGCACGGTCCTCGTCGTGACCGGGATCGTCTTCGCGGTCCCCCTGATCGCGATGGCCGAGTTCACCCTCCGCGGTGCCGGCGGCTACGACCTCTCGCACTGGACGGCGATCCTGGACCCCGAGAACGAGCGGGGCTACCGCTCCCTCTTCCAGGGGATCGGCAACTCGCTGATCCTCGCCGTCGTCACCGCGCTGATCGTGCTCGTCCTGCTGGTGCCGACGATGCTCCTGGTCGAGATCCGCCTCCCGCGCCTGCGACGCGCGCTGGAGCTGGTCTGCCTGCTCCCGCTCACGGTCCCCGCGATCGTGCTCGTCGTGGGGCTCGCCCCGGTCTACTCCGTGGTCACCCGGCTGGTCGGCTCCGCCCCGTGGACCCTGGCCCTCGCCTACGGCGTGCTCGTGCTGCCCTACGCGTACCGCGCCGTCGCGGCGGATCTCGCGGGGCTCGACGCCATCACCCTCTCGGAGGCGGCCCGCTCGCTCGGCGCCGGCTGGTTCGCGGTGCTGACGCGGGTGCTGCTCCCGAACCTGCGCCGGGGACTCGTCGCCGCCGCGCTGATCACCGTCGCGGTGGTGCTCGGCGAGTACACGATCGCCTCCCTCCTCAGCCGCACGACCCTGCAGACCGGCCTCGTGCAGGTCTCGAAGTCCGACGCCTACGTCGCCGTGATCTTCTCGCTCCTCTCCCTCCTCTTCGCGTTCGCGCTTCTGCTCGGGATCGGCCGCCTCGCGCGGATCGGCCTGCCGCTCGGCGACCGCGCCCCGTCGAAAGGCACCTCGTGA
- a CDS encoding isoprenyl transferase, translated as MGRDLLYGVYKKRLRSSFAPGSLPNHVAMIIDGNRRWARQRALETAAHGHRAGAAKVHEFLQWCDELGIRHVTLYLLSQDNLVGRETSELTELIAIIADLAEEVSQQPDWRVQHVGSDDGLPASLVAALDSAEERTATHTGLHVNLAVGYGGRHEIAQAVRSILDEHGKRGSSIEDVAGLLTPELIGEHLYTSGQPDPDLVIRTSGEQRLSDFMLWQSAHSEFYFMEALGPDIREVDFLRALRDYAGRHRRFGS; from the coding sequence GTGGGGAGGGACCTCCTCTACGGCGTCTACAAGAAGCGCCTGCGGTCGAGCTTCGCTCCCGGGTCGCTGCCGAACCACGTCGCGATGATCATCGACGGCAACCGCCGCTGGGCTCGCCAGCGCGCCCTCGAGACGGCCGCGCACGGGCACCGGGCCGGCGCCGCGAAGGTGCACGAGTTCCTGCAGTGGTGCGACGAGCTCGGCATCCGCCACGTCACGCTCTACCTGCTCTCGCAGGACAACCTCGTCGGCCGCGAGACCTCCGAGCTCACCGAGCTGATCGCGATCATCGCCGATCTCGCCGAGGAGGTGTCGCAGCAGCCCGACTGGCGGGTGCAGCACGTCGGCTCCGACGACGGCCTGCCGGCCTCGCTCGTGGCGGCGCTCGACAGCGCGGAGGAGCGCACCGCCACGCACACCGGGCTGCACGTCAACCTCGCCGTCGGCTACGGCGGTCGGCACGAGATCGCCCAGGCCGTGCGGAGCATCCTCGACGAGCACGGCAAGCGCGGCTCGTCGATCGAGGACGTCGCCGGCCTGCTGACCCCGGAGCTGATCGGCGAGCACCTGTACACGAGCGGGCAGCCGGATCCGGATCTGGTGATCCGCACCTCCGGCGAGCAGCGCCTCTCGGACTTCATGCTCTGGCAGAGCGCGCACAGCGAGTTCTACTTCATGGAGGCGCTCGGGCCCGACATCCGCGAGGTCGACTTCCTCCGGGCCCTGCGCGACTACGCCGGACGCCACCGCCGCTTCGGCAGCTGA
- a CDS encoding ABC transporter ATP-binding protein, which produces MTTSAPGARVRFVDVARHYGAARALDGVSFDVAPGEFIALLGPSGCGKTTALRALSGLERIDSGRILVDEDDVADVPVARRDMGMVFQSYSLFPHLRARENVEFGLRTRGVAARERRVLAQESLDLVGLGALGDRYAHQLSGGQQQRVALARALVTRPRVLLLDEPLSALDAKVRVQLRDEIRRIQTEIGITTFFVTHDQEEALAVADRVAVMNAGRIEQLGAPEDLYARPATPFVAHFVGLSNAVAGTVTGGAVAVLGSRLPLVDPGVADGAVSAFLRPEDIDIVADGAPGALPAVVVASSFLGPVRRSTVRTEQGEELVVQHAAGQRLEAGERVGLVLALRPVAVRAAS; this is translated from the coding sequence GTGACCACCTCCGCTCCCGGAGCGCGCGTGCGCTTCGTCGACGTCGCCCGGCACTACGGCGCGGCCCGCGCCCTCGACGGGGTCTCGTTCGACGTCGCCCCGGGCGAGTTCATCGCGCTGCTCGGGCCGTCCGGCTGCGGCAAGACCACGGCGCTCCGCGCGCTGAGCGGGCTCGAGCGCATCGACTCCGGTCGCATCCTGGTCGACGAGGACGACGTCGCCGATGTGCCGGTCGCGCGCCGCGACATGGGGATGGTCTTCCAGTCGTACTCGCTGTTCCCGCACCTCCGGGCGCGCGAGAACGTCGAGTTCGGCCTGCGCACCCGCGGGGTCGCCGCCCGCGAGCGGCGCGTCCTCGCCCAGGAGTCGCTCGACCTGGTCGGGCTCGGCGCCCTCGGCGACCGCTACGCGCACCAGCTCTCGGGCGGTCAGCAGCAGCGCGTCGCGCTCGCCAGGGCGCTCGTGACGCGGCCGAGGGTGCTCCTGCTCGACGAACCGCTGTCGGCGCTCGACGCCAAGGTCCGCGTGCAGCTGCGCGACGAGATCCGCCGCATCCAGACCGAGATCGGCATCACCACCTTCTTCGTCACCCACGATCAGGAGGAGGCCCTCGCCGTCGCCGACCGGGTCGCCGTCATGAACGCCGGGCGGATCGAGCAGCTCGGCGCTCCGGAGGATCTCTACGCGCGCCCCGCGACGCCGTTCGTCGCCCACTTCGTCGGGCTCTCGAACGCGGTCGCGGGGACGGTGACCGGGGGAGCGGTCGCCGTGCTCGGATCGCGCCTGCCGCTGGTCGACCCCGGCGTCGCCGACGGTGCGGTGTCGGCGTTCCTGCGGCCCGAGGACATCGACATCGTGGCCGACGGTGCCCCCGGAGCGCTGCCTGCGGTCGTCGTCGCGTCCAGCTTCCTCGGACCGGTCCGGCGCTCGACGGTGCGGACCGAGCAGGGGGAGGAGCTCGTCGTCCAGCACGCGGCCGGTCAGCGGCTCGAGGCCGGCGAGCGCGTCGGCCTCGTGCTGGCGCTGCGCCCTGTCGCCGTCCGCGCAGCGTCGTGA
- a CDS encoding ABC transporter permease has protein sequence MTSASLRAVSGAAAPRRRRGLPETLGVAPFAVYVLLFLAVPTVLAVGTGFVDGDGRPTLANVAALGDPVVLSAFGASLGLSALTAVVGAVLGAVVCLALLGADPRGPLRTVVDAAASVLAQFGGVMLAFAFIATIGVQGLVTTLLAGAGVDLYADGVWLYQMPGLVLPYLYFQVPLMVLTFLPALEGLRPEWAEANAVLGGGALSYWWRVAVPVLAPSFLGSMLLLFANAFSSFATAAALISQGAQIVPLQIRAALVSETVLGRENLAGALALGMLVVMIVLMSGYALLQRRARRWQR, from the coding sequence GTGACCTCCGCCTCCCTCCGCGCCGTCTCCGGGGCCGCTGCGCCCCGGAGGCGGCGCGGCCTCCCCGAGACTCTCGGGGTCGCGCCGTTCGCGGTCTACGTCCTGCTGTTCCTCGCGGTCCCGACGGTCCTCGCGGTCGGCACCGGCTTCGTGGACGGCGACGGCCGGCCGACGCTCGCGAACGTCGCGGCCCTCGGTGATCCCGTCGTCCTGTCGGCCTTCGGCGCGTCGCTCGGCCTCTCGGCGCTCACCGCCGTGGTCGGCGCAGTCCTCGGCGCGGTCGTCTGCCTCGCCCTGCTCGGCGCCGATCCGCGGGGTCCGCTCCGCACGGTCGTCGATGCGGCGGCCAGCGTCCTCGCGCAGTTCGGAGGCGTCATGCTCGCCTTCGCGTTCATCGCGACCATCGGCGTCCAGGGTCTCGTCACGACCCTCCTCGCCGGAGCCGGCGTGGACCTCTACGCCGACGGCGTCTGGCTCTACCAGATGCCCGGCCTCGTGCTGCCCTACCTGTACTTCCAGGTGCCGCTGATGGTCCTGACGTTCCTGCCCGCGCTCGAGGGGCTCCGGCCCGAGTGGGCCGAGGCGAACGCGGTCCTCGGCGGAGGCGCGCTGAGCTACTGGTGGCGCGTGGCGGTCCCCGTCCTCGCCCCCTCCTTCCTCGGCTCGATGCTGCTGCTGTTCGCCAACGCGTTCTCGTCGTTCGCGACCGCCGCCGCGCTGATCAGCCAGGGCGCGCAGATCGTGCCGCTCCAGATCCGCGCCGCCCTCGTCAGCGAGACCGTCCTCGGCCGCGAGAACCTGGCCGGAGCGCTCGCCCTGGGGATGCTCGTGGTGATGATCGTCCTGATGTCCGGGTACGCGCTGCTCCAGCGCCGGGCGCGCAGGTGGCAGCGGTGA
- the greA gene encoding transcription elongation factor GreA, protein MADQPQVTWMTQESYDRLQAELTELSTAGREEIAKRIEVAREEGDLKENGGYHAAKDEQGKMEARIRQLTALLRDAEIGTPPESHGVVEAGTIITAEIAGDESRFLLGNREMAGESDLDVYSPQSPLGAAIMGLAVGDSTSFTAPTGREITVKVVDVETWNGH, encoded by the coding sequence GTGGCAGACCAGCCTCAGGTCACCTGGATGACCCAGGAGTCGTACGACCGCCTCCAGGCGGAGCTCACCGAGCTGTCCACCGCCGGACGCGAGGAGATCGCGAAGCGGATCGAGGTCGCCCGGGAAGAGGGCGATCTGAAGGAGAACGGCGGCTACCACGCCGCCAAGGACGAGCAGGGGAAGATGGAGGCGCGGATCCGCCAGCTCACCGCCCTGCTGCGCGACGCCGAGATCGGCACGCCGCCCGAGAGCCACGGAGTCGTCGAGGCGGGCACCATCATCACCGCCGAGATCGCGGGCGACGAGTCGCGCTTCCTCCTCGGCAACCGCGAGATGGCCGGCGAGAGCGACCTCGACGTCTACAGCCCGCAGAGCCCGCTGGGCGCCGCGATCATGGGCCTCGCCGTCGGCGACTCCACGAGCTTCACCGCCCCGACCGGCCGCGAGATCACGGTCAAGGTCGTCGACGTCGAGACCTGGAACGGCCACTGA
- a CDS encoding DUF4307 domain-containing protein: MAARTSETAELSDDATLDPDEVRAAGPLASRYGRTGRTRRGNRWLFGGVALAFVAVFAAWVIWAGLDGARDGVDVQDTAHTVVDDRTVEVSFDLTAPTGTEVACAVQALNEQSAVVGWLVVEYPASTERFRSYTETVRTTELATTGLISSCWLP; encoded by the coding sequence GTGGCCGCCCGCACGTCCGAGACCGCCGAGCTGAGCGACGACGCGACGCTCGATCCGGACGAGGTCCGCGCAGCAGGACCGCTCGCCTCCCGCTACGGACGCACCGGTCGCACCCGGCGCGGCAACCGCTGGCTCTTCGGCGGCGTCGCCCTCGCCTTCGTCGCCGTCTTCGCCGCCTGGGTGATCTGGGCGGGGCTCGACGGAGCGCGTGACGGCGTCGATGTGCAGGACACGGCCCACACGGTGGTCGACGACCGCACCGTCGAGGTCTCCTTCGATCTGACCGCTCCGACCGGCACCGAGGTCGCCTGCGCGGTCCAGGCGCTCAACGAGCAGTCGGCCGTCGTCGGCTGGCTGGTCGTGGAGTACCCGGCCTCGACCGAGCGCTTCCGCTCGTACACCGAGACCGTCCGCACGACCGAGCTCGCGACGACAGGTTTGATCTCGTCCTGCTGGCTCCCGTAG
- the ilvA gene encoding threonine ammonia-lyase: MQTSRVVGPTLHEFEAARTVIAPVIASTPMETSNFLAEVLGSPVFLKCENLQRTGSYKIRGAVFRLSRLSPEERARGVVAASAGNHAQGVAFAARELGIKATIFMPIGVALPKLSATRDYGAEVVLSGHIFNEALAAAAEFAERTGAVFVPPYDHPDVITGQGTLGLEILEQAEGVETIVVPIGGGGLIAGVASAAKQKAAQEGRTLRVIGVQAANAAPYPLSLASGEATAITITPTIADGIAVAKPGLLNFEIIRELVDEVVTVEDDDIARALLVLLERAKLVVEPAGAVGIAAILTGKVRDAGRTAVILSGGNIDPLMMERIISRGLAASERYLKMSIGLPDRPGQLARIAELISEANANVVEVLHTRHGRGLQISEVELEISVETRGPEHADRVLQVLTEAGYHPRLSGA; the protein is encoded by the coding sequence ATGCAGACTAGCCGCGTCGTCGGTCCCACCCTCCACGAGTTCGAGGCGGCCCGAACCGTCATCGCGCCCGTGATCGCCTCCACCCCGATGGAGACGAGCAACTTCCTCGCCGAGGTCCTCGGCTCGCCGGTGTTCCTCAAGTGCGAGAACCTCCAGCGGACGGGGTCGTACAAGATCCGCGGGGCGGTGTTCCGCCTGTCTCGGTTGTCTCCGGAGGAGCGCGCGCGCGGAGTCGTCGCCGCGTCCGCCGGCAACCACGCCCAGGGCGTCGCCTTCGCCGCGCGCGAGCTCGGCATCAAGGCCACGATCTTCATGCCGATCGGGGTGGCGCTGCCCAAGCTCTCCGCCACCCGCGACTACGGCGCCGAGGTGGTGCTCAGCGGGCACATCTTCAACGAGGCGCTCGCGGCCGCTGCCGAGTTCGCCGAGCGCACCGGGGCGGTGTTCGTGCCGCCCTACGATCATCCCGACGTGATCACGGGCCAGGGGACCCTCGGCCTCGAGATCCTCGAGCAGGCCGAGGGCGTCGAGACGATCGTCGTCCCCATCGGCGGCGGCGGACTCATCGCCGGCGTCGCCTCGGCGGCGAAGCAGAAGGCCGCGCAGGAGGGACGCACCCTCCGCGTCATCGGGGTCCAGGCCGCCAACGCCGCGCCGTACCCGCTCTCGCTCGCGAGCGGCGAGGCCACCGCCATCACGATCACACCGACGATCGCCGACGGCATCGCCGTCGCCAAGCCGGGGCTGCTGAACTTCGAGATCATCCGCGAGCTCGTCGACGAGGTCGTGACGGTCGAGGACGACGACATCGCCCGAGCACTGCTCGTCCTGCTCGAGCGCGCGAAGCTCGTCGTCGAGCCGGCCGGAGCCGTCGGCATCGCCGCGATCCTCACCGGCAAGGTCCGCGACGCGGGCCGCACCGCGGTGATCCTCTCGGGCGGCAACATCGACCCGCTGATGATGGAGCGCATCATCAGCCGCGGCCTCGCCGCCTCCGAGCGGTACCTCAAGATGAGCATCGGCCTGCCCGACCGCCCCGGCCAGCTCGCGCGCATCGCCGAGCTGATCTCGGAGGCGAACGCCAATGTCGTCGAGGTGCTGCACACCCGTCACGGCCGCGGTCTGCAGATCAGCGAGGTCGAGCTCGAGATCAGCGTCGAGACGCGCGGCCCCGAGCACGCCGACCGCGTCCTCCAGGTGCTGACCGAGGCCGGCTACCACCCGAGGCTGTCGGGAGCCTGA